From Loxodonta africana isolate mLoxAfr1 chromosome 2, mLoxAfr1.hap2, whole genome shotgun sequence, the proteins below share one genomic window:
- the LOC100671895 gene encoding olfactory receptor 2T3-like, with the protein MHSGHHTSENETSSTYFILMGLFDQTKHAVFLYTLTFVLFLMALTGNTLLILLIHREPHLHTPMYFFISQLSLMDLMYICVTVPKMLVGQVTGDNTISHLGCGVQMFFYLTLTGAEFFLITAMAYDRYAAICRPLHYPLLMSQRICHLFMSGCWFLGMFDGLLLTAMTMSLPFCQFRKIMNFFCEAPALLKLSCSDISHYEMFMYLCCVLMLLIPTMIISSSYALILCLIHSMNSGKGRRKAFATCSSHMVVLMLFFGAGTYTYMLPRSYHTGEQDMMVSTFYTIITPVLNPLIYSFRNKDVTGALKNLMTSRMRLRKVLKVKT; encoded by the coding sequence ATGCACTCAGGACATCACACTTCAGAGAATGAAACGTCAAGCACCTATTTCATCCTCATGGGGCTCTTTGATCAAACTAAACATGCAGTCTTCCTCTACACCTTAACCTTTGTCCTTTTCTTGATGGCTTTAACTGGGAACACCCTTCTCATCCTCCTGATCCACAGGGAGCCCCATCTCCACACGCCCATGTACTtcttcatcagccagctttctcTCATGGACCTCATGTACATATGTGTAACTGTGCCCAAGATGCTCGTGGGGCAGGTCACAGGAGATAATACAATTTCCCACTTAGGTTGTGGGGTCCAGATGTTCTTTTATCTGACTCTCACTGGAGCTGAGTTTTTCCTCATAactgccatggcctatgaccgataTGCTGCCATTTGCAGACCTCTCCATTACCCACTGCTCATGAGCCAGAGAATCTGCCATCTCTTCATGTCTGGATGCTGGTTCCTGGGGATGTTTGATGGTTTGTTGCTCACCGCAATGACCATGAGCTTACCTTTTTGTCAGTTCAGAAAAATCATGAACTTTTTCTGTGAGGCCCCTGCCCTCCTGAAACTCTCCTGCTCCGATATCTCCCACTATGAGATGTTCATGTACCTGTGTTGTGTCCTCATGCTCCTTATCCCCACCATGATTATATCTAGCTCATATGCTCTAATCCTGTGCCTCATTCACAGTATGAATTCAGGCAAGGGCCGCAGAAAGGCCTTTGCCACCTGCTCCTCCCACATGGTGGTATTGATGCTCTTTTTTGGTGCTGGCACATACACCTACATGCTCCCGAGATCCTATCACACAGGTGAGCAGGACATGATGGTGTCTACTTTTTACACCATCATCACCCCTGTGCTGAACCCCCTCATTTACAGCTTCCGGAACAAAGATGTCACAGGCGCCCTGAAGAActtgatgacatcaaggatgagattaagaaaagttttaaaagtgAAAACCTAG